A genomic stretch from Setaria italica strain Yugu1 chromosome VII, Setaria_italica_v2.0, whole genome shotgun sequence includes:
- the LOC101784915 gene encoding uncharacterized protein LOC101784915, translating into MVHYPQPRPWVTLESEARGDLLSKICRNSSIKVIYFHGWDGFGTAPVLRSVAQKVLDDLKAPPKETWFDRIVYLDCSAWNGRRAMQRVIAEEIKLGNETMALLDKQDEEDDFDGVDQRSRDVVRGVATMIYETLKDSKFLILFLNGSDEEIDVATMGVPPFSEFRNHAMIWAFRRRSLTINFRSRMSMRADKCRYTQDFYGCRDELRIRRIFNSVLDGEVAAIVARYPFLRSIHAANTMVKDCCLYELCLHYNFHRITKYDWVAQASNYWICDGIIKEDTAKEISDSLHREITWECDSVYLLDEVLTNVMLGTKPPFLWAVKEGGLGYEEGPYRWISVTSRNLEAHGVREIPAVTSSFFLAFETPNSPTNLPASLFTNARYLGLLVLCHCAFSFASPPFFVCQALRFLGLDHCTDDTTSHSSGQWATLCGLYVLDLRYTVWNEIFSQEKLELMINLRELHVEGSRCWPDNTHLQGRLLNLEKLRIIKSQGETLTDISTSFMDKTKLEILDLSGSLWVTVLPASLSKACSLKVLVLDGCEELETVVIPDALPSSLISFSFDSYGPASRKWIPCVELPPSNLRPSSADEKQAKASKISLEGCTLLENLFLRGLPNLVELDLSGTAIKMLNFETMVVQVPGLKRLFLIGCENLRAIIWNKRCFNLELLCIDTRAGIRHPWPSLGLDQKKSFRLHAVLVDARLVRSLYFPIENRMTARSENFQFSIHFTSSSINSGGALQFEGPCKEKIKPSHHLRPQVVPTIPYVDVPDVGGDVPMQDFPQLLPPASAVNRYIEVAQGSHSLESELAVAHKELHDIMASHAEFLHVHDVSMSASLHFVYYPGVRWCRVERCSNMETIFSAASTSFGQMETFWASDLPKARYIWCKSSKPDWMDRGDYRSFVNLRHLHLRSCPRLEFVLHADGTYSFPSLETLNIIHCSELRHVFVLKMTYSRRRRDIATYGATFPKLTTIRLQDLPLLQQICVVKMVTPMLHTVKVSGCWAMHRLSTVIATGGQEKKPTVEMEKEVWDALEWDGPEAGHHHSLFEVRHSHYYKKKLVRGALLR; encoded by the exons ATGGTGCATTATCCTCAACCGCGGCCATGG GTAACGCTCGAGTCTGAAGCAAGGGGCGACCTACTTTctaaaatttgtagaaattcaagTATAAAAGTCATTTATTTTCATGGCTGGGATGGATTCGGGACGGCACCAGTCCTTCGATCTGTTGCCCAGAAAGTCCTTGATGATCTGAAGGCTCCTCCTAAAGAAACATGGTTTGACCGAATAGTTTATTTGGATTGCTCAGCATGGAATGGTAGAAGGGCCATGCAGAGAGTCATTGCTGAGGAGATAAAACTTGGCAATGAAACAATGGCATTGCTGGATAAGCAGGACGAGGAGGATGACTTTGATGGAGTGGACCAAAGATCTAGGGATGTGGTACGAGGTGTTGCTACAATGATTTATGAAACCCTGAAGGATAGCAAATTCTTGATCCTTTTTCTTAATGGTAGTGATGAGGAGATTGACGTGGCCACCATGGGTGTTCCTCCATTTTCAGAATTCCGAAACCATGCAATGATATGGGCCTTTAGGAGAAGGTCTCTGACCATAAACTTTAGGAGCAGGATGTCTATGAGAGCAGACAAATGTAGATACACCCAGGATTTCTACGGTTGCAGGGACGAACTCAGGATCAGGAGAATCTTTAACAGTGTGCTGGATGGTGAGGTTGCTGCCATAGTAGCTCGTTACCCATTTCTGCGAAGCATCCACGCAGCAAATACAATGGTCAAAGATTGCTGTCTCTACGAATTGTGCCTACACTACAATTTTCATAGAATCACCAAATATGATTGGGTTGCTCAAGCTTCAAACTATTGGATATGCGATGGAATCATAAAAGAGGACACTGCAAAGGAAATCAGTGACTCGTTGCATCGTGAGATAACATGGGAGTGTGATAGTGTTTACTTGCTTGATGAGGTGCTAACAAATGTCATGTTGGGAACTAAACCGCCATTTTTGTGGGCTGTTAAAGAGGGCGGTTTGGGCTATGAGGAGGGACCCTACCGCTGGATTTCAGTCACCTCAAGGAATCTAGAAGCACACGGTGTGCGAGAAATACCTGCAGTGACATCGTCCTTCTTCCTGGCATTTGAAACACCAAATTCCCCAACAAATTTACCAGCTAGCTTGTTCACGAATGCCAGATACCTTGGTCTGCTTGTTCTGTGTCATTGTGCCTTCAGTTTTGCATCACCTCCTTTCTTTGTGTGCCAAGCCCTAAGGTTCCTCGGATTGGATCACTGCACAGATGATACCACCAGTCATAGCAGTGGGCAATGGGCGACTTTATGTGGTCTATATGTGTTGGATCTACGTTACACAGTCTGGAATGAGATATTCTCTCAAGAGAAGTTGGAGCTCATGATTAACCTTAGGGAGCTACATGTAGAAGGAAGCAGATGCTGGCCGGACAATACTCACCTGCAGGGACGGTTACTGAACCTTGAGAAGCTCAGAATAATCAAATCACAAGGTGAGACATTAACAGATATTAGCACGTCCTTTATGGACAAGACAAAGTTGGAAATACTTGACTTGTCTGGAAGTCTTTGGGTGACAGTTCTACCAGCCAGTCTATCAAAGGCTTGTAGTCTTAAggtgcttgttcttgatggttgtGAAGAATTGGAAACTGTTGTTATCCCTGATGCTCTTCCTTCCTCTCTCATATCTTTCAGCTTTGATAGTTATGGGCCAGCATCCAGGAAATGGATACCATGTGTTGAGTTACCCCCCAGCAATTTGCGTCCATCTTCTGCAGATGAGAAGCAAGCCAAAGCCTCCAAGATCTCCTTGGAAGGCTGCACCCTACTAGAAAATTTGTTCTTGCGTGGCCTTCCCAACCTTGTGGAACTGGACCTCTCTGGAACTGCAATCAAGATGCTCAACTTTGAAACTATGGTGGTGCAGGTCCCAGGGCTCAAGCGACTGTTTCTAATAGGCTGTGAGAATCTTCGTGCAATAATATGGAACAAGAGGTGTTTTAACTTAGAGTTGCTGTGCATTGATACACGAGCTGGAATCCGACATCCTTGGCCATCCCTTGGCCTTGACCAGAAGAAATCCTTTAGACTGCATGCTGTTCTAGTGGATGCAAGGCTTGTCCGTTCCCTTTACTTCCCAATAGAAAACCGAATGACAGCCCGGAGTGAGAATTTTCAGTTTAGCATCCATTTTACCTCTTCATCCATCAACAGTGGTGGTGCCCTACAATTTGAAGGACCCTGTAAGGAGAAGATCAAACCCAGCCACCACTTGAGGCCTCAGGTAGTCCCAACAATCCCATACGTGGATGTCCCTGATGTGGGGGGAGACGTCCCAATGCAAGATTTCCCGCAGCTTCTCCCTCCAGCATCAGCAGTGAATCGCTACATTGAGGTCGCTCAAGGGAGCCACAGTCTGGAGAGTGAACTAGCAGTAGCACATAAGGAACTTCATGATATTATGGCATCCCATGCTGAGTTCCTTCATGTCCATGATGTCTCCATGAGTGCTAGTTTGCATTTTGTCTATTATCCCGGCGTTAGGTGGTGCCGTGTAGAACGGTGCAGTAACATGGAAACCATCTTCTCTGCGGCCTCGACCAGTTTCGGTCAAATGGAGACTTTCTGGGCATCGGATCTGCCCAAGGCCCGCTACATCTGGTGCAAGAGCAGTAAGCCTGACTGGATGGATAGAGGTGACTATCGCTCCTTTGTTAATCTTCGGCACTTGCACCTGCGCTCCTGCCCCAGACTAGAGTTCGTGCTACATGCTGATGGAACCTACTCCTTCCCGAGTTTGGAGACCCTGAACATCATCCACTGCAGCGAGTTGAGGCACGTCTTCGTACTGAAGATGACATATAGCAGACGGAGGAGGGACATAGCCACCTACGGTGCAACGTTCCCGAAGCTTACCACCATCCGCCTGCAGGACCTACCGCTGCTGCAGCAGATATGTGTGGTCAAGATGGTGACGCCCATGCTGCACACCGTCAAGGTCAGCGGTTGCTGGGCCATGCACCGGCTATCAACCGTCATCGCCACCGGTGGCCAAGAGAAGAAGCCGACCGTGGAGATGGAGAAGGAGGTGTGGGATGCGCTGGAGTGGGATGGCCCGGAGGCAGGCCACCACCACTCCCTCTTCGAGGTGCGCCACTCTCATTACTACAAGAAGAAACTGGTCAGGGGCGCACTTCTTAG GTGA